The Phaenicophaeus curvirostris isolate KB17595 chromosome 15, BPBGC_Pcur_1.0, whole genome shotgun sequence genome window below encodes:
- the NDFIP1 gene encoding NEDD4 family-interacting protein 1, with product MAAASGSARYQQLQNEEEPGETAAVVNDAPPPYSSISAENTAYFDYKDESGFPKPPSYNVATTLPSYDEAERTKAEATIPLVPGRDEDFVTRDDFDDTDQLRIGNDGIFMLTFFMAFLFNWIGFFLSFCLTTSAAGRYGAISGFGLSLIKWILIVRFSTYFPGYFDGQYWLWWVFLVLGFLLFLRGFINYAKVRKMPDTFSTLPRTRVLFIY from the exons CTGCAGAATGAAGAGGAGCCAGGAGAGACTGCAGCAGTGGTGAACGATGCCCCTCCGCCTTACAGCAGCATTTCCGCAGAGAATACAG CTTATTTTGACTACAAGGATGAATCAGGATTTCCTAAGCCTCCATCTTACAACGTGGCCACGACGCTGCCTAGTTACGATGAGGCAGAGAGAACCAAGGCTGAAGCCACAATCCCCCTGGTTCCTGGAAGA GATGAAGACTTTGTGACACGGGATGACTTTGACGACACCGACCAGCTGAGGATAGGAAACGATGGCATTTTCATGCTGACTTTCTTCA TGGCGTTCCTCTTCAACTGGATtggatttttcctctctttctgtctgACTACTTCAGCTGCAGGACGATATGGGGCCATTTCTGGATTTGGTCTGTCTCTTATTAAGTGGATCCTTATTGTCAGG ttctccaCCTATTTTCCTGGTTACTTTGATGGCCAGTATTGGCTCTGGTGGGTCTTCCTCGTGCTAG gttttctgctctttctcagAGGATTTATTAATTATGCAAAGGTTAGGAAGATGCCGGATACTTTTTCCACTCTTCCCAGAACCAGAGTTCTCTTTATTTACTAA